A part of Desulfobotulus pelophilus genomic DNA contains:
- a CDS encoding radical SAM protein, which translates to MVIPEHLQIEIVAGICSADCIMCTIKDTPRKGILSINDYASILKKFEPYTDKLQYLTLHGMGEPLLDKTLPAKIALAKKKGFKGIGFATNATHLTRDKTEALLDCGLNTIIFSLDGITKKTHENIRRGVDYDDIMEKILYFIKRRNQQNALDTKIIVRMIRQESNQHECDDYRTFWNGHLSPANGDLV; encoded by the coding sequence ATGGTTATCCCTGAACACTTGCAAATAGAAATTGTTGCTGGGATTTGTTCAGCAGACTGCATCATGTGTACCATAAAAGATACCCCCCGAAAGGGTATTCTAAGTATAAATGATTATGCATCAATACTTAAAAAATTTGAACCCTATACAGATAAACTCCAGTATTTGACATTGCATGGTATGGGTGAACCTTTGCTAGATAAAACCCTGCCTGCCAAAATTGCACTGGCAAAGAAAAAAGGGTTTAAAGGTATAGGTTTTGCTACCAATGCAACTCATCTTACACGGGATAAAACGGAAGCACTTTTGGATTGTGGTTTGAATACAATCATTTTTTCTCTTGATGGAATAACCAAAAAAACCCATGAGAATATCCGCCGTGGAGTTGATTATGATGATATTATGGAAAAAATACTTTATTTTATAAAGAGACGTAATCAGCAGAATGCATTGGACACCAAAATTATTGTACGTATGATTCGTCAAGAAAGCAATCAGCATGAATGCGATGACTATAGAACTTTCTGGAATGGGCATCTTAGTCCTGCTAATGGGGATCTTGT
- a CDS encoding class I SAM-dependent methyltransferase, which translates to MNCRHCGATLSHIFLDLGMAPPSNAYLSSNHLNKPEVYYPLRVLLCNACWLVQTEDFAQPDQLFHADYAYFSSISKSFLRHAACYSSKMKAMLNLNSNSFVLEIASNDGYLLKNFVAYGIPCLGIEPTQSTAFVAEKLGIPVIKRFFDSDLALSLANEGKRADLIVANNVLAHVPDINNFVRGLKLILKPFGTITLEFPHLLRLIRHGQFDTVYHEHFSYLSLHAVKHIFEAAGLRILDVEELPVHGGSLRIYCSHEENPSPELPSVSSLLAMEEAEGLLGTLIYGEFQARVDHIKNELLVFLIEQKKKGKKVVGYGAAAKGNTLLNYAGVRQDLLPFVCDAAPSKQYKFLPGSHIPILNPAVLQIELPDYILILPWNIADEIIDKNYWLAEKGTKFVKAVPELVILK; encoded by the coding sequence ATGAACTGCCGTCATTGCGGAGCAACCCTTTCCCATATTTTTCTGGATCTCGGTATGGCACCGCCATCCAATGCCTATCTATCTTCGAATCATCTGAATAAGCCAGAAGTGTATTATCCCCTAAGGGTTCTGTTATGCAATGCATGTTGGCTTGTTCAGACTGAAGATTTTGCCCAGCCAGATCAGCTTTTTCATGCAGACTATGCGTACTTTTCCAGTATATCGAAGAGTTTTCTCAGACATGCGGCCTGCTACAGCAGTAAAATGAAGGCTATGCTGAACCTTAACAGTAATAGTTTTGTTCTGGAGATTGCTTCCAATGACGGGTATCTTCTGAAAAATTTTGTTGCTTATGGTATTCCCTGTCTTGGCATAGAACCTACGCAAAGCACGGCTTTTGTTGCTGAAAAGCTTGGCATTCCAGTTATTAAACGTTTTTTTGACTCGGATTTGGCTCTAAGTCTTGCAAATGAAGGGAAAAGGGCGGATTTAATAGTGGCCAACAATGTCCTTGCCCATGTTCCAGACATCAATAATTTTGTCCGTGGCTTGAAACTTATTCTGAAGCCCTTTGGTACTATTACTCTGGAATTTCCACATCTTTTGCGGCTAATCCGCCATGGGCAGTTTGATACAGTCTACCATGAACATTTTTCCTATCTTTCTCTTCATGCCGTTAAACATATTTTTGAGGCTGCAGGTCTACGCATACTTGATGTGGAGGAGTTACCAGTTCATGGTGGTAGTCTCAGGATATATTGTAGCCATGAAGAAAATCCTTCGCCGGAACTTCCTTCTGTCTCATCACTGCTAGCCATGGAAGAGGCGGAAGGTCTTCTCGGCACCCTAATTTATGGGGAGTTTCAGGCGAGGGTTGACCATATCAAGAATGAACTTCTTGTTTTTTTAATAGAACAGAAAAAAAAGGGGAAAAAGGTCGTCGGATACGGTGCTGCTGCTAAAGGAAATACCCTTCTCAATTATGCTGGTGTAAGGCAGGATCTTCTACCTTTTGTCTGTGATGCAGCACCTTCTAAGCAATATAAATTTCTTCCAGGGAGTCATATCCCTATCCTTAACCCTGCTGTGCTTCAAATAGAGCTGCCTGATTATATTCTCATTCTGCCTTGGAATATTGCAGATGAAATTATTGATAAAAACTATTGGCTGGCTGAAAAGGGGACAAAGTTTGTCAAAGCTGTTCCGGAACTGGTGATTTTGAAATAA